In Deinococcus ruber, the sequence TAGATGGGCGTATAGGCCTCCATCACACAGGACGAGCTGGTCAGGTAGATATGCATCGGCTGGTAGAGCGCTCTCCAGCGGGCTTCCTCGCCCTCCGGGTGCTCGTACTCCCAGTCGCGCGGCATGACACTGTCCAGGCTCCGCAGCAGCACCTGCACTTGGAAGTCGTTGTTGTACGCGATCACCGGGCGGGTGCCGAGCAGCTCGCCCAGGCCGGGCCAGTGGTGATCGAGCTGGGGCAGGCCTGCGAGGTCGTCGTCGCAGACGCCGTGATACTGCTGTGCGCCGGGTTCGATCAGGCCGCACGGGCGGATGCGCTCACTGAACAGCGTCTTGCCCTGCGCGTCCACCACCGCCACCTCGATCACCTCCCCGCGGATGCCGGTGGTCTGGGTGTGCAGCACCGCCAGATTCGGCAGTGAGGCCCAGCGCTGGAAGGGCGCGAAGCGCAGGTCGTGGACGCGTGCGGGTGCGGTGCTGAGGTGAGTCATGTATCTCCTGGCGGAAGAACGAGAAGGCGCTCGTCAATACGCGGTTTTGGTCAATCGGGTGTCGATGGTGGTCATCAGCCGTTCGTGGGTGTCGAGCTCGCGGATCAGCTCGGGGTCGGTGAGTTGTGAGCGGTAGGTCATGTAGGCGATGCTCGCTTCCACCTGGTCTTCGGGCGTGCCGAACGGGGCGAGGGCGTTGTGCAGCGCAGCTTCGGCGGCGTCGCGCAGAGCGGGCTGGCAGCAGTCTTTGCGGCGTCGGCGGAATTCACCGGTCGCCAGGGTGAGGTAGAGGATGCCGGGCGCGGCGCAGTGTGGGCAGCTGGCCTCGAAGAGTCGGGCGCGGGTCTCGCCACGCTGCGCCTGCTGACGCTCGATGCTGTCCCGCAGGGCTTTGGCGGATTTCGGGTTGACGGCGAGCAGCTGCGCGAGGGTGAGGACTTCGGGGCTGAGTTCGTCCTGGAAGCGTGCCTGGGTGTCAGTCATGACGGGCTCCTGGAGGCGCGCAGATTCGCCATGATCTGTGCCCGGTGGTCCGCTGGGGCTTCGCTGGGCTTGGTTTTGGGCCGCACAGCCTCGTCGAGGGCCCGGATCATCGGCGTCAGGAACTTCCGGCTGCCGTGCTCGTTGAAGGCCTTGGTTTTGATGGCGGCGATCAACGCCGGATCGAGCGTCAGCCACGCTTCACGGGCTGGGTTCTCGGCGATCAGGCCGTCTGGACCGTCCACCCTTTTCCCGGCCAGCATGCGGTTGAGCAGTGCAATCGCCGCCGCCGGGCCGCCCGAAACCTGTTCAGTGCTCGTGGCGTTGGTCTGAGGAGCGTCCTGGGAGGTTGGGCCGGATTTCTGAGAGTCGGTTCCCTGTGACGCCGTGGCGGCGACAGCCGCTCCGGCGCTTGCGCCGATCTGGGGTTGATTCTGAAGTTCGGCAGCAGCAGGTGTTCCGTCA encodes:
- a CDS encoding 3'-5' exonuclease, coding for MTHLSTAPARVHDLRFAPFQRWASLPNLAVLHTQTTGIRGEVIEVAVVDAQGKTLFSERIRPCGLIEPGAQQYHGVCDDDLAGLPQLDHHWPGLGELLGTRPVIAYNNDFQVQVLLRSLDSVMPRDWEYEHPEGEEARWRALYQPMHIYLTSSSCVMEAYTPIYDNRGGFGGMLKPAKFPVALEREGVYVDDLPPIYTALGSALRTLRLVQAVAARGGTS